A genomic region of Roseateles amylovorans contains the following coding sequences:
- the fliE gene encoding flagellar hook-basal body complex protein FliE, producing the protein MDLKLKPFDFANAVARAGLTPQGQPVAKAATAASGTSFADAMSSALKGVSAQQNEASRLQREVQLDNPTVSLEETMVAMQKAQIGFQATLQVRNRLVSAYSEIMNMQV; encoded by the coding sequence GTGGACCTGAAACTCAAACCCTTCGATTTCGCGAACGCGGTGGCCCGCGCCGGGCTGACCCCTCAAGGTCAGCCGGTGGCCAAGGCCGCCACCGCCGCGTCCGGCACGAGCTTCGCTGATGCGATGAGCTCGGCGCTGAAGGGTGTGAGCGCGCAGCAGAACGAGGCGTCCCGCCTGCAGCGGGAGGTTCAACTGGACAACCCCACCGTCAGCCTGGAAGAGACCATGGTGGCGATGCAGAAGGCGCAGATCGGCTTCCAGGCCACGCTGCAAGTGCGCAACCGTCTGGTGTCCGCCTACTCCGAAATCATGAACATGCAGGTGTGA
- a CDS encoding calcium-binding protein, translating to MKNFPDIKVQDLLKLSAAQMSAEAFLNDDNGDPKAGLDFVNALFSGNDHNSRFTYIDATNMTKNWNIAAHCPNTATGFSGTLLECRQDDPITGAKKGELILSFRSTEFIDDAVRDNKATNTLEVFNTGFAWGQITDMQAWFNELKGQGLIPPDAPLSVTGYSLGGHLATAFNLLNPDAAQTTVTFNGAGVGQIKEGTLQAALDDFNLLRHGPETIVARLTDSPEMIALYNTVRSHLEDGTWDAARALAHVRSLYPVAGNDDNGPPPILASTLIGALSNLQTLSSEHARLPKLRSDGTSSASSPMEVPLNEIAAFSLDYQMAVAMVSSRSQSAGVTTNLKQTFWDKSTLPVPEGNAALAHQYDVVADTSPSMVAHSQWHYGKDIRIGIEDQPLMRGGVVSGAVSASLAAGSISLLPDRYGERDFGDTHSLVLLIDSLSVQNLLVRMLPEGDRVAATEPMRTILRQASNLVRQDGDVLIGSGAGKAEGDVLENTLNALAALCLGPDGAPKLRGNPSGATYAEMGDMKGSSPNDPGYTGRESLHMRIDDIRKSPLYQAIQRGEVSCQLSAGGDDLATQARQDFGAYAALVALGPFVLSLQGDPATLDGLLSATWGDTWTRWQADRSAQADGTAAENPALLSVTDAWREDRAALLTRKNYFNEANAVYETKASREPASQRATQYDQEDIVWSDLESQLLIQRGGETAQTRFVRFGDATANVLRGGRNDDRLYGGAGNDHLYGGAGNDLLEGGDGDDQLDGGAGDDVLNGGRGFDTYHVTAGDVVLDADGRGRIMVNGVELSGALPEAAGRLGLNSWIGAQGELYRRAGDDLLIYTRNAQGEYDASCITIRCEPSTPAAMASGMAGLMDARPDGAFGSMLGLFLPDAPRSLPEPDAIWNGRPEGNYWVVGAPTVGAAWNDSAGTDRFVMGDGVDTVHSVDGDDQFFGLGGDDLFMGGSGRNVADGGDGDDMLVDEIIPQRNFTSSLQPGLPTYVPGIGYLPGAPTQVWAWRFSPVTRQERLLDNPLDGGTVLLHELAGSTNSSSNFSADRLLGGAGNDWLLGQSGSDELDGGDGEDVLYGGSENDEIRGGAGNDMISGDNLGGLVLSGAWHGNDLIDAGDGDDLVYGNGGHDVIRGGAGNDVLHGDDALTPSEFHGDDVLSGGAGNDRLYGEGGKDRLNGDEGDDLLVGGNGNDRLYGGAGNDRLIGDGASGEDIDRSPLLAAATGTAATYLRNNLDRLLREAAQEVAGDQPGDDELDGGAGDDVLIGGKGNDLLRGGSGSDVFMYQRGDGHDVIEERGGPGAKTDVDTLALGAGISAAMTQVLRRGDDLVLRWDEHDSITLRFQFAGGGAGVERVHFEDGTEWRAADLLARLDQGSEGHDQLIASARTVRAAAGPGEGGEVTLPTLSAGGGDDFIQVRHDWHDALAHSSIRVDDYLTRSQQTIAEVGRVADLDFSSSLFAMNGLAVGGHASARVLSVDDSVDGVRTAWIGFASSVHTKAVKVRFEDLADGGIGARVLTAKFTQGDVTGQAFDWETRGQLTNVADAPTAHGYGLAAMALTVAGFDDRFIIHGGDGQDTVDYRAGFGYHQVGVTAVLTDAATAPGATGATGAFGSLGAAGTAGTAAPPSAMGEAAGTGQTSGASVTVGLGRDLLIDVEHLGGTDSADRLVGNAQANRLMGYGGSDRIDGGGGNDEIHTGLGRDRVQGGDGDDLIVVSHEQSPETLTLDRFVTFQSTALSTRGRVADIDFQASRFQLDGASVGAMGARALAVEAVGDSERLVWVGGFTGVHTKAVQLRFTDAADDFSGEAGGVRVSVVQSRYAWGDKTHDSFHWASQGLLTGVAQSSDAHGYGVRGLTLTTLGGFTDGKWLDGGDGIDTVDYRTALQRHDQGIDASLASGTVSAAGRPGAGTEIGSDGSWGQIDRLVGIENLGGTDAADRLEGDAANNRLVGYRGNDVYRFGRGGGADVILDEDDTAGHVDTLIFGPGIAATDLTFARVGNDLRIELQPDGTSAASGQAASPWPVGTDSVTVEGWFTDARFRLESIQLQDGTSVRLPPDALSAVGDGRAAAWAGWLSEMAAQPMTGSPSRSPSPLPWRSTDASESLIWQGPPTDLMPQPMPAQMAVMGV from the coding sequence ATGAAGAATTTTCCAGATATCAAAGTACAAGATTTGCTCAAATTGTCCGCGGCTCAAATGTCCGCCGAAGCTTTTCTAAATGATGACAATGGAGATCCAAAGGCTGGGCTTGATTTCGTTAATGCACTATTTTCAGGGAACGATCACAACAGTCGCTTCACGTATATTGATGCGACGAATATGACTAAGAATTGGAATATCGCTGCTCATTGCCCGAACACCGCCACTGGGTTTAGCGGCACCCTCCTTGAATGCCGCCAAGACGACCCCATCACCGGCGCCAAAAAGGGCGAGCTGATCCTCTCCTTCCGCTCCACCGAATTCATCGACGACGCTGTCCGCGACAACAAGGCCACCAACACGTTGGAAGTCTTCAACACCGGTTTCGCCTGGGGCCAGATCACCGACATGCAGGCCTGGTTCAATGAGTTGAAGGGTCAGGGCCTGATCCCCCCGGACGCGCCGCTTTCCGTCACCGGCTACAGCCTGGGTGGCCATCTAGCGACGGCCTTCAACTTGCTGAATCCCGACGCAGCCCAGACCACAGTGACCTTCAACGGCGCTGGCGTCGGGCAAATCAAGGAAGGCACGCTGCAAGCGGCGCTGGACGATTTCAACCTCCTGCGCCACGGCCCGGAAACCATCGTCGCCCGACTGACGGATTCCCCAGAAATGATCGCGCTGTACAACACAGTGCGCAGCCATCTGGAAGATGGCACTTGGGACGCGGCCCGCGCGCTGGCGCATGTGCGCAGCCTCTACCCGGTGGCCGGCAATGATGACAACGGACCGCCACCCATATTGGCGTCCACCCTCATCGGTGCGTTGTCGAACCTGCAGACACTCTCGAGTGAGCATGCACGGCTCCCCAAGCTTCGGTCTGACGGCACGTCCAGTGCCTCCAGCCCGATGGAAGTGCCCCTCAATGAAATCGCTGCCTTTTCGCTCGACTATCAGATGGCTGTCGCCATGGTGTCGAGCCGCAGCCAGAGCGCCGGCGTGACGACCAACCTCAAGCAGACGTTCTGGGATAAGTCCACGTTGCCCGTCCCGGAGGGCAACGCCGCGCTGGCCCATCAATACGACGTGGTGGCCGACACCTCGCCATCCATGGTCGCCCACAGCCAGTGGCACTACGGCAAAGACATCCGCATCGGGATTGAAGACCAGCCGCTGATGCGCGGCGGCGTCGTGTCCGGCGCCGTGTCCGCCTCCTTGGCTGCCGGCTCGATCTCGCTGCTACCCGACCGCTACGGCGAGCGCGACTTCGGCGACACCCACAGCCTGGTGCTGCTGATCGACTCGCTCAGCGTTCAGAACCTGCTGGTGCGGATGCTTCCGGAGGGCGATCGCGTCGCGGCCACCGAGCCCATGCGCACCATCCTGCGGCAGGCGTCCAACCTGGTCCGGCAGGACGGCGACGTCCTTATCGGCAGTGGCGCAGGCAAGGCGGAAGGCGACGTGCTGGAGAACACGCTGAATGCACTGGCCGCGCTTTGCCTGGGGCCGGACGGCGCACCCAAGTTGCGCGGCAATCCTTCCGGGGCAACCTACGCCGAGATGGGCGACATGAAGGGCTCGTCCCCCAACGATCCTGGCTACACCGGCCGCGAATCGCTGCACATGCGCATCGACGACATCCGCAAGAGTCCGCTGTACCAGGCGATCCAGCGAGGGGAGGTCTCCTGCCAGCTCTCCGCCGGCGGCGACGACCTCGCCACGCAGGCGCGACAGGACTTCGGTGCCTATGCGGCGTTGGTGGCGCTCGGCCCGTTCGTGCTGTCGCTGCAAGGCGATCCCGCCACCTTGGATGGGCTGCTGAGTGCGACCTGGGGCGACACCTGGACCCGCTGGCAGGCCGACCGGTCGGCCCAGGCCGACGGCACGGCGGCGGAGAACCCCGCGCTGTTGTCGGTCACCGACGCATGGCGGGAAGACCGCGCTGCACTGCTGACCCGCAAGAACTACTTCAACGAAGCGAATGCGGTCTATGAGACGAAGGCCTCGCGGGAGCCGGCGAGCCAGCGCGCAACCCAGTATGACCAGGAGGACATCGTCTGGAGCGACTTGGAATCGCAGTTGCTGATCCAGCGGGGCGGTGAAACGGCCCAGACCCGCTTCGTGCGATTCGGCGATGCCACGGCGAATGTGCTGAGAGGCGGCCGCAACGACGATCGACTCTATGGCGGCGCCGGCAACGACCACCTGTACGGCGGTGCCGGGAACGACCTGCTGGAAGGCGGCGACGGCGACGATCAGCTCGATGGCGGCGCCGGTGACGACGTGCTCAACGGTGGACGCGGTTTCGATACCTATCACGTGACCGCGGGCGACGTGGTGCTGGACGCCGACGGACGCGGCCGGATCATGGTCAACGGTGTGGAACTGAGCGGTGCGCTGCCAGAGGCCGCCGGCCGCCTGGGATTGAACAGCTGGATCGGCGCCCAGGGCGAGCTGTATCGGCGGGCGGGCGACGACCTGCTCATCTACACGCGAAACGCGCAAGGCGAGTACGACGCCAGCTGCATCACCATCCGATGCGAGCCCTCGACGCCTGCGGCCATGGCGAGCGGCATGGCCGGGCTGATGGACGCACGCCCAGACGGCGCGTTCGGATCGATGTTGGGGCTGTTCCTGCCCGACGCGCCGCGCTCGCTGCCCGAGCCTGATGCCATCTGGAACGGTCGACCCGAAGGCAACTATTGGGTGGTGGGGGCCCCCACTGTCGGCGCTGCCTGGAACGACAGCGCGGGCACCGATCGGTTTGTGATGGGCGACGGCGTGGACACGGTGCACTCGGTCGATGGCGATGACCAGTTCTTCGGTCTCGGCGGCGACGATCTCTTCATGGGCGGCTCAGGGCGCAATGTGGCCGACGGCGGTGACGGCGACGACATGCTGGTCGACGAGATCATCCCGCAGCGCAATTTCACCAGCAGCTTGCAGCCCGGCCTGCCCACCTACGTGCCAGGCATCGGCTATCTGCCGGGCGCGCCCACCCAGGTCTGGGCGTGGCGCTTCTCGCCGGTGACACGACAGGAGCGGCTGCTGGACAACCCGTTGGACGGCGGCACCGTCCTGCTGCATGAACTCGCGGGATCGACCAACAGCAGCAGCAACTTCAGCGCGGACCGGCTGCTCGGCGGCGCGGGCAACGACTGGCTGCTGGGTCAGTCCGGCAGCGACGAGCTGGATGGCGGCGACGGCGAGGACGTCCTCTACGGCGGCAGCGAGAACGACGAGATCCGAGGTGGCGCCGGCAACGACATGATCAGCGGCGACAACCTCGGCGGCCTGGTGCTCAGCGGCGCCTGGCATGGCAACGACCTGATCGACGCGGGCGACGGCGATGACCTCGTCTACGGCAACGGCGGCCACGATGTGATCCGGGGCGGCGCCGGCAACGACGTGCTGCACGGCGACGATGCCCTGACGCCCAGCGAATTCCACGGCGACGATGTCCTGTCCGGGGGCGCAGGCAACGACCGCCTTTACGGCGAGGGCGGAAAAGACCGGCTGAACGGCGATGAGGGCGACGACCTGCTCGTTGGCGGCAACGGCAATGACCGCCTCTATGGCGGTGCCGGGAATGACCGCCTGATTGGCGATGGGGCCTCTGGCGAGGACATCGATCGTTCGCCCCTGCTGGCCGCAGCCACCGGCACGGCCGCCACCTATTTACGGAACAACCTGGACCGGCTGCTCCGCGAGGCAGCGCAGGAGGTGGCCGGCGATCAACCCGGCGATGACGAGCTTGACGGCGGCGCCGGCGACGACGTGCTCATCGGCGGCAAAGGCAACGACTTGCTGCGGGGCGGATCCGGCAGCGATGTCTTCATGTACCAGCGTGGGGATGGGCATGATGTCATCGAAGAGCGCGGCGGCCCAGGCGCGAAGACGGATGTGGACACCCTGGCGCTCGGCGCCGGGATTTCCGCGGCCATGACGCAGGTCTTGCGGCGAGGCGATGACCTCGTGCTGCGCTGGGATGAGCACGATTCGATCACCCTCCGATTCCAGTTCGCCGGAGGCGGCGCCGGCGTGGAGCGCGTGCACTTCGAGGATGGCACCGAGTGGCGTGCGGCGGATCTGCTCGCACGGCTGGATCAGGGATCGGAGGGGCATGATCAGCTCATCGCGTCGGCGAGGACGGTGCGCGCCGCCGCAGGCCCCGGCGAAGGTGGCGAGGTGACGCTGCCGACACTGTCCGCAGGCGGTGGCGACGACTTCATCCAGGTTCGTCACGACTGGCACGATGCCCTGGCCCATTCGTCGATTCGCGTCGACGACTACCTCACTCGCAGCCAGCAGACGATCGCCGAGGTCGGGCGGGTGGCCGACCTCGACTTCTCCAGCAGCCTCTTCGCGATGAATGGCCTGGCGGTCGGCGGCCACGCATCCGCCCGAGTGCTGAGCGTGGACGACAGCGTGGACGGCGTCCGCACCGCGTGGATCGGGTTTGCATCGTCGGTCCATACCAAGGCGGTGAAGGTCCGGTTCGAGGACCTGGCGGACGGTGGCATCGGCGCCCGGGTCCTCACCGCGAAGTTCACCCAGGGCGATGTGACGGGCCAGGCCTTCGATTGGGAGACCCGCGGCCAGTTGACCAACGTGGCCGACGCGCCCACCGCTCATGGCTATGGCCTGGCGGCGATGGCGCTCACCGTGGCGGGCTTCGATGACCGGTTCATCATCCACGGCGGTGACGGGCAGGACACGGTGGACTATCGCGCGGGCTTCGGCTATCACCAGGTCGGCGTGACGGCCGTGCTCACCGACGCCGCGACGGCGCCGGGCGCTACGGGCGCTACGGGCGCATTTGGCTCATTGGGCGCAGCGGGTACAGCGGGTACAGCGGCCCCACCGAGTGCCATGGGCGAGGCCGCCGGCACAGGTCAGACTTCGGGCGCCTCGGTGACGGTCGGCCTGGGGCGTGACTTGCTGATCGACGTCGAGCATCTGGGGGGCACCGACTCGGCGGACCGGCTGGTCGGCAATGCGCAGGCCAATCGCTTGATGGGCTATGGCGGCTCTGATCGCATCGACGGCGGCGGCGGCAACGACGAGATCCACACCGGCCTGGGACGCGACAGGGTCCAGGGCGGGGACGGTGACGATCTGATCGTGGTCAGCCATGAGCAATCGCCCGAGACGCTGACGCTGGATCGATTCGTCACTTTCCAGTCGACGGCCCTCAGCACCCGAGGCCGGGTGGCGGACATCGATTTCCAGGCCAGCCGCTTCCAGTTGGACGGCGCCTCGGTGGGGGCCATGGGCGCGCGCGCCTTGGCGGTCGAAGCGGTGGGGGACAGCGAGCGCCTGGTATGGGTGGGAGGCTTCACCGGCGTGCACACCAAGGCCGTGCAACTGCGGTTCACCGATGCGGCGGATGACTTCAGTGGCGAGGCTGGGGGTGTGCGCGTGAGCGTGGTGCAGTCCCGCTATGCCTGGGGCGACAAGACCCACGATTCGTTCCATTGGGCCAGCCAAGGCCTGTTGACCGGGGTGGCCCAATCCTCCGATGCGCACGGCTATGGGGTCCGCGGTTTGACGCTGACCACGCTCGGCGGTTTCACCGACGGCAAGTGGCTGGACGGTGGCGACGGGATCGATACCGTGGACTATCGGACAGCGCTTCAGCGTCACGACCAAGGCATCGACGCCTCGCTGGCCAGCGGGACGGTGAGTGCGGCGGGCCGCCCGGGGGCGGGAACGGAGATCGGGTCCGATGGCTCGTGGGGCCAGATCGACCGACTGGTGGGCATCGAAAACCTGGGCGGGACCGATGCGGCGGACCGACTTGAGGGCGATGCGGCCAACAACCGTCTGGTGGGCTACCGTGGCAACGATGTCTACCGCTTCGGACGGGGTGGCGGCGCCGATGTGATCCTGGATGAGGACGACACGGCGGGCCATGTCGACACGCTGATCTTCGGCCCGGGCATTGCGGCCACCGACCTGACATTCGCCCGGGTGGGCAACGATCTGCGCATCGAATTGCAGCCGGACGGGACCTCTGCAGCCTCAGGTCAGGCCGCCAGCCCGTGGCCGGTGGGGACGGACAGCGTGACGGTGGAGGGCTGGTTCACTGATGCGCGCTTCCGTCTGGAGTCGATTCAACTTCAGGACGGGACCTCCGTGCGCTTGCCGCCTGACGCGTTGAGTGCTGTGGGTGACGGTCGCGCTGCGGCATGGGCGGGCTGGCTGTCCGAGATGGCGGCGCAGCCGATGACGGGATCCCCGTCACGATCTCCTTCGCCCCTCCCGTGGCGATCGACCGATGCGTCCGAGTCCCTCATCTGGCAAGGCCCGCCGACCGACCTCATGCCTCAGCCGATGCCGGCACAGATGGCGGTGATGGGCGTGTAG
- a CDS encoding flagellar brake protein codes for MSDAPTTATPPDVVDADYRLDAPGEIMSWLRELLRSQSRVQLITPDGEAIHTVLRALDTPHGMLSFEAPVDRQSLAPVLASDELVATAFLDRIKLQFDLATLVSVRGDGAEVLRAPIPLRLYRFQRRQAYRVQSQGQLFPALRLQDPDLPRLRVLNVSAGGIALQWPADVLPVPRAGEAIRGVLELEREVSFSAVLRAQHVTDGLEGAPHQIGCAFSAMTPSAARALQLFIDQAQKRERLLRRD; via the coding sequence TTGAGTGACGCCCCCACCACGGCCACCCCGCCCGACGTCGTCGATGCCGATTACCGGCTCGATGCGCCGGGCGAAATCATGAGCTGGCTGCGCGAGTTGCTTCGCAGCCAGTCGCGGGTGCAATTGATCACGCCGGACGGTGAGGCGATCCACACGGTGCTGCGGGCCTTGGACACGCCGCACGGCATGCTGAGTTTCGAAGCCCCGGTGGATCGCCAGTCCTTGGCGCCGGTGCTGGCCAGCGATGAGCTGGTGGCCACCGCCTTCCTCGACCGCATCAAGCTTCAATTCGATCTGGCCACACTGGTCAGTGTGCGCGGCGATGGCGCGGAGGTGCTGCGCGCGCCGATTCCGCTGCGGCTCTACCGCTTTCAGCGCCGCCAAGCCTATCGGGTGCAGTCGCAGGGCCAACTGTTCCCGGCGCTGCGGCTGCAGGATCCGGACCTCCCCCGCTTGCGCGTGCTCAATGTCAGCGCCGGCGGCATCGCCCTGCAATGGCCGGCCGACGTGCTGCCGGTCCCGCGCGCGGGCGAGGCGATCCGGGGCGTGCTGGAACTTGAGCGCGAGGTCAGCTTCAGCGCCGTGCTCCGGGCGCAGCACGTGACCGACGGCCTGGAGGGCGCGCCGCATCAGATCGGCTGCGCCTTCTCGGCCATGACGCCCAGCGCCGCTCGCGCGCTGCAGCTGTTCATCGACCAGGCCCAGAAGCGCGAACGGTTGCTGCGTCGGGATTGA
- a CDS encoding flagellar protein FliT, protein MNTHLLSYYEAIEQASADMLSAARSGNWDEVVKLEGACVLLISQLKHAASSQQLGPDETQLKTRIMQRILLNDAEIRHLAEPWLEDLDHLMKGKSKTVH, encoded by the coding sequence ATGAACACCCATCTCCTGAGCTACTACGAGGCCATCGAGCAGGCCAGCGCCGACATGCTCAGCGCCGCACGCTCGGGCAATTGGGACGAGGTGGTGAAGCTCGAAGGCGCCTGCGTGCTGCTGATCTCGCAACTCAAGCATGCGGCCAGCTCGCAGCAGTTGGGCCCGGACGAGACCCAGCTCAAGACGCGCATCATGCAGCGCATCCTGCTGAACGACGCCGAGATCCGCCACCTGGCCGAGCCCTGGCTGGAAGATCTGGACCACCTGATGAAGGGCAAGTCCAAGACGGTTCACTGA
- the fliS gene encoding flagellar export chaperone FliS, producing MYNRVGVETDVLTASPHRLVTMLLDGAFDAMTQGLGAIHAQNVEVKNRALSRAVRILDEGLKAALNLETGKLATDLRDLYAYMCMRLTFANLHSDVAAIEECQRLLQPIREAWMSIAPTANEQRAAA from the coding sequence ATGTACAACCGCGTTGGCGTGGAGACCGATGTGCTGACCGCATCGCCGCACCGTCTGGTGACCATGCTGCTGGATGGCGCCTTCGACGCCATGACCCAGGGCCTGGGAGCGATTCATGCCCAGAACGTGGAAGTGAAGAACCGTGCGCTCAGCCGCGCCGTCCGGATCCTGGATGAAGGTCTGAAAGCGGCCCTCAACCTGGAGACCGGCAAGCTGGCCACCGATCTGCGGGACCTGTATGCCTACATGTGCATGCGTCTGACCTTCGCCAACCTGCACAGCGATGTGGCGGCGATCGAAGAGTGCCAGCGCCTGCTGCAGCCGATCCGCGAAGCCTGGATGAGCATCGCACCGACCGCCAACGAACAACGCGCTGCGGCCTGA
- the fliD gene encoding flagellar filament capping protein FliD, whose protein sequence is MATITSTGLGSGLDVESIVSKLVSIEKQPITALQTRTDTIKTQISAYGKIQSAFSAMRDAASKLTTPASWAALTATSSDASMATVTASTGSGAGSYAVSVTNLAAAQSLSSQAYTSTAAVGAGSLTIELGQWSADNSTFTGKGGTSPVSVTIGASDTLSTVRDKINSSGAGVLASVVTDASGSRLVIRSKDTGVENGFRITAADADGNNGDATGLSALAYDPTASVASLTRNVAAANANLTINGLDISSATNSIESAVDGLSINLLKKGDLTVTVGQDKDAVKKVVTDFVTAYNSLMTMLRDNTKYDESSKSAGALQGDSTAVSLQAQLRNITSSGSTLGGSFARLADIGLNIGSNGLITVDNSKLTSAMGHISDVKQLFMGVDNTNADNSGIAQRWRKFADQVLSVDGSITTRTSGLQSRVTANTKRSDEMTDRAAAYEKRVRAQYTALDTQMAKLNDMSSYVSKITSMLSSSS, encoded by the coding sequence ATGGCCACCATCACTTCCACCGGTTTGGGGAGCGGTCTCGATGTCGAGAGCATCGTCTCCAAGCTGGTGTCGATCGAAAAGCAGCCGATCACCGCCCTGCAGACCCGTACCGACACCATCAAGACGCAGATCTCGGCCTACGGCAAGATCCAAAGCGCCTTCAGTGCCATGCGCGACGCGGCCTCCAAGCTGACGACACCCGCGAGCTGGGCCGCCCTGACCGCGACTTCATCAGACGCCAGCATGGCCACCGTCACGGCCAGCACCGGCAGCGGCGCCGGCAGCTATGCCGTCAGTGTCACCAATCTGGCGGCCGCCCAGAGCCTGTCCAGCCAGGCGTACACCAGCACGGCGGCAGTCGGCGCCGGCTCGCTCACGATCGAACTGGGCCAATGGAGTGCGGACAATTCGACCTTCACCGGCAAGGGCGGCACCTCTCCGGTCAGCGTCACCATCGGTGCAAGCGACACGCTCAGCACGGTGCGAGACAAGATCAATTCGTCTGGCGCGGGCGTGCTGGCGTCGGTCGTCACCGATGCCAGCGGCTCGCGGCTGGTGATCCGCTCCAAGGACACCGGCGTGGAGAACGGTTTCCGCATCACGGCTGCGGATGCCGACGGCAACAACGGCGACGCCACCGGCCTGTCCGCCCTCGCCTACGACCCCACCGCCTCGGTCGCCAGCCTGACCCGCAATGTCGCCGCGGCCAATGCGAACCTGACCATCAACGGCCTGGACATCAGCTCCGCGACCAACAGCATCGAAAGTGCGGTGGACGGGCTGAGCATCAACCTGCTGAAGAAAGGCGACCTCACCGTCACCGTCGGCCAGGACAAGGATGCCGTCAAGAAGGTCGTGACCGACTTCGTCACCGCCTACAACAGTCTCATGACGATGCTGCGCGACAACACGAAGTACGACGAAAGCTCCAAGTCCGCAGGTGCCCTTCAGGGCGACAGCACGGCAGTGAGCCTGCAGGCCCAGTTGCGCAACATCACCTCCAGCGGGAGCACCCTGGGGGGAAGCTTTGCGCGTCTGGCCGATATCGGCCTGAACATCGGATCCAATGGCCTGATCACCGTGGACAACAGCAAGCTGACCAGCGCCATGGGCCACATCAGCGACGTCAAGCAGCTGTTCATGGGCGTGGACAACACCAATGCGGACAACAGCGGCATTGCCCAGCGCTGGCGCAAATTCGCCGATCAGGTGCTGAGCGTGGACGGCAGCATCACGACCCGCACCAGCGGCCTGCAGTCCCGCGTCACGGCCAACACCAAGCGCTCCGACGAGATGACCGATCGAGCGGCCGCCTATGAGAAGCGGGTCCGCGCGCAGTACACCGCGCTGGACACCCAGATGGCCAAGCTCAACGACATGTCCAGCTATGTGAGCAAGATCACCAGCATGCTCAGCAGCAGCAGCTGA
- a CDS encoding flagellin, with protein sequence MPQTINTNIASLNAQRNLNASQSSLATSMQRLSSGLRVNSAKDDAAGLAIAERMNAQARGMSVAMRNANDGISLSQTAEGALGKVADSLQRMRELAIQARNATNADSDKDSLDKEFGELAKEMQRVLGGTTFNGKYILGADAATPQTFQVGPNTTANDEIAVTTPDLTQDASITNIAGTDNSGTGRAVIDATADPAAIATVVANIDNALNRVNSERATLGATQNRFDAVISNLQVAYENQMSARSRIMDADFAAETSNLSRAQILQQAGNAMVAQANQLPQQVLSLLRGG encoded by the coding sequence ATGCCACAGACCATCAACACCAACATTGCCTCGCTGAACGCGCAACGCAATCTGAACGCCTCGCAGTCGTCCCTTGCGACGTCGATGCAACGGCTGTCGTCGGGCCTGCGGGTGAACTCCGCCAAGGACGATGCCGCCGGCCTGGCGATTGCCGAACGCATGAATGCGCAGGCTCGCGGCATGAGCGTGGCAATGCGCAATGCGAATGACGGCATCTCCCTGTCGCAGACGGCTGAAGGCGCACTGGGCAAGGTGGCCGACTCCCTGCAACGGATGCGGGAACTGGCCATCCAAGCCCGCAACGCGACCAATGCCGACAGCGACAAGGACTCCCTGGACAAGGAGTTCGGCGAGTTGGCCAAGGAAATGCAGCGGGTGCTGGGCGGCACCACCTTCAACGGGAAGTACATCCTCGGTGCCGATGCCGCCACACCGCAGACCTTCCAGGTCGGCCCCAACACCACGGCCAACGATGAGATCGCGGTCACCACGCCCGACCTCACCCAGGACGCCAGCATCACCAACATCGCCGGCACCGACAACTCGGGCACCGGGCGTGCCGTGATCGATGCCACCGCCGATCCAGCGGCCATCGCCACCGTCGTGGCCAACATTGATAACGCCTTGAACCGGGTCAACTCGGAGCGCGCCACCCTGGGCGCCACCCAGAACCGGTTCGATGCGGTGATTTCCAACCTGCAGGTCGCCTACGAGAACCAGATGTCGGCCCGCAGCCGGATCATGGACGCCGACTTTGCGGCGGAAACCTCCAACCTCAGCCGGGCGCAGATCCTGCAGCAGGCCGGCAACGCGATGGTGGCTCAGGCCAACCAGTTGCCCCAGCAGGTCCTGTCCCTGCTGCGCGGCGGTTAA